Part of the Phenylobacterium soli genome, CGGAAACGACCACTACCTTGCCGGGAAGCGGGCTGTTCCATCGCGGATTGGGACCCACGAGTCGCACCTGGGCGTCCATGCCCACGTGGACCTGGTCGATGTCCTCGGGCTTGACCATCACCGTCACCATGAGCGGCGAGTTGGAAGGCACGATGTCCATCAGGACCTGGCCGCCGCCGACGACGGCGCCCGGGGTGAACTGGGTGAGGTTGAAGACGTAGCCGTCCACCGGCGCGCGGGCGACGGTGCCCTCGAGCGCGGCCTTGGCGGCCACCAGCTTCGGCAGCACCTCCTCGAGCTTAGACTGGCTGTCGCGCAGCTGCTCGGCCGCCTGGCTCTGGCGCTGGTCGCGCAGCGAGGCGAGCTGCATGCGCGTCTCGCCCATCTGCTGGTGCAGGCGCGCCATGTCGGCGACGAGCGACCCCCGGCGGCCGCCGAGATCGGCGATCTGGCGCTGGTAGGCGAGGATCCGCGTCTTCGGCGCATAGCCCTTCTCGTAGAGGGGCATGAAGCTGGTCATCTCGTCCACGAGCAGCTTCCGCTGCTCGTCGGTGGAGGTCAGCTGGGCCTGGTCGCCCTGGACCTGATTCTGGATCTGGTCGAGGCGCTGCTGCAGCACCTGCGACTGGCTCTGGAAGAGCTGCAGGCGGCTGGTGAACAAGAAATCCTGGTCGCGCATCATGCCGGCGACCTGCGGATCGCCGGCGCGGCTGGTGAGCTCGGGCGGGAACTGGACGGCGGGGCGATTCGTCGCCTCGGCGCTCAGCCGGGCGGCCGCGCTCATCAGGCTGTCGGCCTGATTCTGCAGAATGGCGACGGTCGCCTTGGGCTCGGTGTCGTCGAACACGATCAGCGGCTGGCCGGCGCGGACCAGCTGACCTTCCTTGACGAGGATCTGCTTCACCGTCGCGGCGTCGCGGTGATTGATCGTCTTGCGATTGGCCTCGACGGTCACCTGGCCGGGCGCGGTGATGCCGGACGCCAGCGGCGTCAGCGAGGCCCACAGGCCCAGGCCGACCACCATGGTGCCGATGATCGCCGCGCCGACGAGCATCGGACGGCGAAGTCGCTGCTCGAGCCGCGGATCGAGCGGCGTGGTGTCGTCGCCGCCGAAGGTGGGGGCGACGTAGGTGGAGCGGACGGGTCCGATCTCGAGCTTCATCGGCTGGCCTCGATCGAGCGAACATCGGCCGGTTTCATGACCCGGGCCATGACCTGGTCCTTGGGACCGAACAGATCGATTCGGCCGTCACGCAGCACCAGGAGCTTGTCGGCCGCGCGGAAGATGCCCGGCTTGTGAGCGATGACGACGATGGTCGAACCCTGGGCCTTCATGGCGTCGATGGCCGACATCAGCGCCGCCTCGCCCTCGGCGTCGAGGCTGGCGTTGGGCTCGTCGAGCACGATGAACGCCGGATCGCCGAGCAGGGCGCGGGCCAGGCCCACGCGTTGCCGCTGGCCGGCCGACAGCACCACGCCGCTCTCGCCGACGTCGGTGTCGTAGCCCTTGGGCATGCGCAGGATGAGCTCGTGGACGCCGGCCAGGGTGGCGGCCTTCACCACCTCCTCGTCGCTGACGCCTTCGCGGAAGCGGGCGATGTTGTCGCGGATGGTGCCGGAGAACAGCTCGGTGTCCTGCGGCAGGTAGCCGACGTAGCGGCCGAAGTCGGCGCGGTCCCAGGTGAAGACGTCGGCGCCGTCGAGGCGCACGGACCCGTTGATCGGCCGCCAGATGCCCATCAGCAGGCGGGCGAGCGTCGACTTGCCGGCGCCGGAGGGGCCGATGACGCCCAGCACTTCGCCCGGCTCGATCCGGAAGTTGATGTTGCCCAGGACCAGGCGCTGCACGCCGTAGGGCGCGAAGTTGACGCCCTCGACGCTCAGCCGGCCGGTGGGCCGCGGCAGGGAGGTGGCCAGCACCGGCGGCTCGGCCTTCTCCAGCAGGGTCATCAGGCGGGCATGGGCCCGGGCCATGTTGTTGAGGGGCTCCCAGGTGCCGACGATGCGCTCGATCGGCTGCAGGGCGCGGGCGACCAGGATCATGTTGGCGAACAGCATGCCCTGGTGGATCTGGCCCTTGAGGATCAGGTAGGCGCCGACGGCGATGACCAGCACCTGAATGCCCATGCGCACCGCCTTGATGATGTCGGTGTACATGTTGGACTGCTCGGCCGCGGCGGCGCCGCGCTCGATGGTCACGGCGCGGTGGCGCGCCCAGGCGGCGCCGAGCGTCGGCAGCATGCCCATGGCGCGCACGACCTCGCCGTTGCGCAGGGCCGCCTCGGTGAAGGCGTAGCTCTTCAACTGCGCGTCGTTGGCCTCGCGCGCCGGCGGGCGCACGGCCCGCTCCTGCATCAGGGCCAGGGCCAGCAGGCCGGCCCCGCCGAGCAGCGCCACCAGACCGACCAGGGGGTCGATCAGGAACAGCACGACGACGAAGACCGGGATCCAGGGGAGGTCGAAGAAGGCCGCCGCGGCGACGCCGGTCAGGGTCTGGCGGAAGGTGTCGAGGTCACGCAGGGCCTGCGAGCGGGCGCTGGGATCGCCGCGCACGACGGCGTCGAACAGGCCCGAGAAGATTCGCCCCGAGACGCGCTGGTCCAGCACCACGCCATAGTTGATGAGGATGCGGGCGCGGAAGTCGTCGATCGCGCTGGAGACGAAGAAGACGAAGATGGTGATCAGCGTCAGCAGCCACAGCGTGGCCTGGTTCTGGCTGATCATCACCCGCCCGTACACCTGGTAGGTGTAGAGCGGCAGCGCCAGATACAGGACGTTGGTGAAGAAGCTGAACACCGCGGCCACGATGAACGGCCGCTTGCCCTCGGCCAACGCGCGCGTGAGCACGTTGTCGGGCTGATTGGTCATGAAAGTCAGGAACTTCATTGCGGCGAGCCGTCCCGTACGTCCTCAGACCCACATTTAACTGATGTGAGCCGCGAAAGGGTGAACTCCGTTTGGCCGAGAAAGATCGGCCGCAATCTCGCGGGAACGCCCGGAGCGGGCGGAGAGATGCGCAGGCGTCCGAACGATGTCAATGACGGATCGGTTCGGCGGCGCCGGCCTCGACGCGATGTGGAATAACGTCCCCATGCGGCGGCCCCTTCTACCCCGACTGTGGCCGATCCGTGGCGGCCTGAGGGCCGAGTTTCGCCGCCCGGGGATCAACGCGGTTGGCGGCGCGCCCAGTGTTCCAGGGGCGTCAGGCCCTGCTCGACGATCTCCGGATTGGCCGCGAGATAGGCCGCGGTCGGCAGGCCGGGCCGGGCCTCGGTCACGGTCCAGGCGCCGCCCTGCAGGTAGTCGACGAGCGGATTGACGCGGGTCGGCAGCGCGGCGCCCCGCGCCTCCACATAGTGCGGCAGGTCGAACCAGGGGCCGGGGCTGCGGCCCTCGCGCGCGCCGGTGGCGAGGAAGTGGGTGAGCGGCTCGGTCCCGGCCTGGGCGACGTCGCCGTTCTGCAGCAGGTACCAGGCCGGATCGAACAGCGGGTGGGGCGAGAAGCCCTTGCGCCAGCCGACGGTGAGATAGTGGACGAGGGCCGGAGCGTCCTTGGCCGACCGGCGGGCCTGCTTGCCGTACCAGACCGGATCGAACAGCGGATGGGGCGACAGGCCGCGCGAGGCGCCGACGCGCAGATAGTGTTCGAGCGGCGTCTCACCCGCCGCGATGTCGCCCGCGCCGGCGAGGTAGTGGGCGGAATCGAAGACCGGATGCGGCTCGCGCCCGCGCGCGGCGCCTTCCTTCACGTAGTGCTCGAGGGCGGAGAGGCCGGTGGCGGCGAGCGCCTGGGCGTTCTGGCGGCGATACCAGGGGCCCTCGATCAGGGGATGAGGGCTGCGGTCCTCGCGCGCGCCGGACAGCAGGTAG contains:
- a CDS encoding HlyD family type I secretion periplasmic adaptor subunit, which produces MKLEIGPVRSTYVAPTFGGDDTTPLDPRLEQRLRRPMLVGAAIIGTMVVGLGLWASLTPLASGITAPGQVTVEANRKTINHRDAATVKQILVKEGQLVRAGQPLIVFDDTEPKATVAILQNQADSLMSAAARLSAEATNRPAVQFPPELTSRAGDPQVAGMMRDQDFLFTSRLQLFQSQSQVLQQRLDQIQNQVQGDQAQLTSTDEQRKLLVDEMTSFMPLYEKGYAPKTRILAYQRQIADLGGRRGSLVADMARLHQQMGETRMQLASLRDQRQSQAAEQLRDSQSKLEEVLPKLVAAKAALEGTVARAPVDGYVFNLTQFTPGAVVGGGQVLMDIVPSNSPLMVTVMVKPEDIDQVHVGMDAQVRLVGPNPRWNSPLPGKVVVVSADRITNEKTGMGFYRADVRIDPKDMKGLEKNVKVTPGMTATAMIKTGDRTLMGFLITPITDTIHHAFHEQ
- a CDS encoding type I secretion system permease/ATPase; the encoded protein is MKFLTFMTNQPDNVLTRALAEGKRPFIVAAVFSFFTNVLYLALPLYTYQVYGRVMISQNQATLWLLTLITIFVFFVSSAIDDFRARILINYGVVLDQRVSGRIFSGLFDAVVRGDPSARSQALRDLDTFRQTLTGVAAAAFFDLPWIPVFVVVLFLIDPLVGLVALLGGAGLLALALMQERAVRPPAREANDAQLKSYAFTEAALRNGEVVRAMGMLPTLGAAWARHRAVTIERGAAAAEQSNMYTDIIKAVRMGIQVLVIAVGAYLILKGQIHQGMLFANMILVARALQPIERIVGTWEPLNNMARAHARLMTLLEKAEPPVLATSLPRPTGRLSVEGVNFAPYGVQRLVLGNINFRIEPGEVLGVIGPSGAGKSTLARLLMGIWRPINGSVRLDGADVFTWDRADFGRYVGYLPQDTELFSGTIRDNIARFREGVSDEEVVKAATLAGVHELILRMPKGYDTDVGESGVVLSAGQRQRVGLARALLGDPAFIVLDEPNASLDAEGEAALMSAIDAMKAQGSTIVVIAHKPGIFRAADKLLVLRDGRIDLFGPKDQVMARVMKPADVRSIEASR